Genomic window (Chitinophagales bacterium):
AACAACTTTTGATGAAAATTATTCAAAAAATATTTGCTTTTAAGCACAGTTCATTCAGAAGGAAATTATTTATCCAAATTTAAATTTCAGCTCTGTTGAGCTAGCCAATGTAGCCACAAGGCATGCCTTGTGGCTACATTGGCTACTGTGGTATGGTTGACAATTCTTTTGTTCCCTCTTTGGTTCTGGCTTGCCCAAGTTAAGGCTTTAAACGGTAGTTATTTTTAGGACAGACAACGAGACAATTTATGAAGCGCACGGCCGTGCGCCCCTATCTGTAAACACTACTAAATATCAATAGAAATATTCAATTTACCTCCAAAGCCTTTTTCCACTATTTCAAAGAGTGTTTTAAGGGTAATATTACTGCCGTCACTTTCTACTCTTGAAATATAGCTTCGCTTTTTATTCACCAGTTGAGCCAATTGTTCCTGTGTGAGCTTTCGGTCTTCCCTGGCTTTTTTTAAAAGCAGGCCAATTTTAAATGATTCAAACTCCCTTTCCACATGATCTCTGCGAGCGGTGCCTTTTTTACCGTAAACATCATCCTTGATTTTCGCCCATGTTTTAGTTTTCATTATTTTCTGTTTTTAAAAATATTTTACAACAGCTTCAAAGCCTCACCAATCAAAAAAAGATAATCGTCATTTAATTCCATTTTCCCGTCCCTGATCTCAACATCTGTTTTGTAAAGCGGTAGCTGGGTTACAACTCTGGCATTCATGGTTTGCAACGAAAACAGCAAGGATTTCATGGCGTATTCGCCACGGGGTTCATGGGGTGTAAATGTGATGGGCAATATTTTCTTATCGGCCAGTTCCCCCGATTCTGTCATCCATTCCAGAGCATTTTTAACCACTGCGGGAATATTGTGTGTGTATTCGGGGGTGCAAATAATCAGGGCATCTGCCTGGCTGCATTTTTGGCGCAATTCCAAAACAGATTCCGGGATTTTGCCCTTATTGTCCTCTGGTCGAAAAAGCGGCAGATTTCTCAGGTTTTCATAAACCTCAAAATCATAGCTTGCAGAAAACTGTTCCTTTATTGTTTTCAGCAAAAGTGCATTTGAGCTCTCTTTGCTTGCAGAACCGGAGATGGCTAAAATTTTCATTTTTCCTGGTTTTCTATATTTTGATTCTCCTTTTCCTGATAAACCCGTACATAATCCACTACAAAATTCTCGGGCAAATCAGCTCTTTTGATCTTTCCTGCCCATTCGCCCACTTCCACACTTAAAATAATGTACTGACTTCTTTGAGAAACAGCTTCTGAAATACGCCAGTTTTCTTCGCCATTTACATAATAAACATATTCATCTGCTGTCCACAAAAGCCCAAATGTATGCCAGCCTTTTCTCAGCTGACGTTCTCTTACTTTTTGACTTCGTGATTCCAGATTTTCATCATAGCCATTCCAGTGCAGAGCATGTTGTATACGTCTTTTATTATTGCCCAGATATTCGAAAATATCAATTTCTGCTCCAGAGGCTTCCATATCATCAATCACCTTTCCGAAAGTAGGAGATTGCAACCAGAATGCCGCCCACAAACCTTTTTCGCGCGGTAAATAAACCCGTGTTTCAAAATAACCGTAGGTGGGCATAAATTTGTTTTGTGTACTGATCATTCCTGTAAAAATCTGGTCGGCCACTTTTTCGGTACGGATAATCAAATACCCACCCGGATGAATTTCTATCGCTTCTTTTATGTTGATGGCGTCCCGTCTTTCTCCCAGCGAACGGTGTCTCCATTTGCTTTCATCTAATTCTCCCTGCTCAAATTCATCCGACCAGACAAGTTCATATCCCTTAAGCGGAATTTCCTGGCCATAAACAAATTGAGTAACCCAAACAAAAAATAAAAAAAGCTTAGCCTTAAACATCTGCTGATAATTTGTGAGTTCGCTCAAAAATAAACGCATAATTCTTATAACCTGAACTCAGAAATTATTTATTGCTCAGAATATCAAAAAACAAAACAATGATGTAACAAATTGTTTTAAATGATATGAAATTTATAAAAAATTACCACTAAAAATGTACGTTCGTACTCATAATTTAAAAGTAGAGCACAACAAAACAGAACATATCATAGCCCTCAATCATCAGGCGGTGGTCAATCAGGACGATGTGCAGATGCATATTGGATGAGAAATAAGCCTCTTAGTTATAGACGGACAATTAACACTCATTTGCAGCATGGATTAAGGTAAATGAGGTGTTTTTTTAGTTGAATGTCTAAAAAATTTAAATTAATGTCATTTACACGGGCCTTTTTATTTTTTCTAATAATTGGATTGTGGGGAAACCAAACACAAGCACAGAATTCTGAATGGTGGAAACACACCAGCATTTATCAAATCTACCCCAGATCATACAAAGACTCCGATGGCGATGGCATTGGCGATTTGAAAGGCATCATCTCCAAACTGGATTACATCAAGGCGTTGGGGGTTGAGACCATTTGGTTTTCCCCTTTCTACCAAAGTCCGCAAGGTGATTTTGGTTACGATATCAGCGACTACCGCCATGCCGATGAAGATTACGGCAGCAATCAAGATATTGATGCGCTCATTGAGGCCGTTCACGATCGCGGTATGAAAATCGTGTTTGACCTGGTGCTGAACCACACTTCCATTGAACACAAATGGTTCAAGGAATCGAGCAGCAGCCGGGACAATCCCAAAAGCGACTGGTATATTTGGAGCGATGGGCAGGGCAAAAAGCCGCCCAATAATTGGATAAATGTGTTCAATAAAGACGCCTGGCATTATATGCCCGAAAGGGATCAGTGGTACTACACAGCTTTTCTTGATTTTCAGCCCGACCTCAATTGGCGCAATCCAGAGGTAAAAGAGGCCATGTTTGACATTGTGCGTTATTGGCTCGGCAAAGGCGTAGATGGTTTTCGACTGGATATTTTCAATTGCATCATGGAGGATGAAAATCTGAGCGACAATCCTTTTAAGTTTAAAATTTTGCCCTCAAAAGATGCCATGAAAGCGCGCTTTCAGGAAAAGACCAATAACATCAACCACCCTGACAATATTGCGCTGGCTAAAGAACTGCGGGCCGTGATAGATGAATTTGAAAATCCCGAGCGATTTTTAGTGGGAGAAGCCATAGGCCCGCCCACTGCTATTAAGCCTTTGCTTGGCGACAATCAAGATGGACTGAACCTGGTCTTTTTGTTTGATATGGTTTATTTTGATTTCAAAGCCGGATTCTTCAGGGATTTGATCACGGAATTTGAAGAAGATTTTCCCGAACCACTGATGCCTACCATTGTTTTTGGCAATCACGATCAATTTCGCAGTATGAAGCGGCTGGACAATAGCATTGAAAAAGCCAAGTTGCTCGCCTTATTCCAAATGACCCTTCGGGGCGTTCCTGTCGTTTATTATGGGGA
Coding sequences:
- a CDS encoding glycoside hydrolase family 16 protein, which encodes MFKAKLFLFFVWVTQFVYGQEIPLKGYELVWSDEFEQGELDESKWRHRSLGERRDAINIKEAIEIHPGGYLIIRTEKVADQIFTGMISTQNKFMPTYGYFETRVYLPREKGLWAAFWLQSPTFGKVIDDMEASGAEIDIFEYLGNNKRRIQHALHWNGYDENLESRSQKVRERQLRKGWHTFGLLWTADEYVYYVNGEENWRISEAVSQRSQYIILSVEVGEWAGKIKRADLPENFVVDYVRVYQEKENQNIENQEK
- a CDS encoding alpha-glucosidase; this encodes MSFTRAFLFFLIIGLWGNQTQAQNSEWWKHTSIYQIYPRSYKDSDGDGIGDLKGIISKLDYIKALGVETIWFSPFYQSPQGDFGYDISDYRHADEDYGSNQDIDALIEAVHDRGMKIVFDLVLNHTSIEHKWFKESSSSRDNPKSDWYIWSDGQGKKPPNNWINVFNKDAWHYMPERDQWYYTAFLDFQPDLNWRNPEVKEAMFDIVRYWLGKGVDGFRLDIFNCIMEDENLSDNPFKFKILPSKDAMKARFQEKTNNINHPDNIALAKELRAVIDEFENPERFLVGEAIGPPTAIKPLLGDNQDGLNLVFLFDMVYFDFKAGFFRDLITEFEEDFPEPLMPTIVFGNHDQFRSMKRLDNSIEKAKLLALFQMTLRGVPVVYYGEEIGMQNADIKKKDALDPISHVFKGLPQFLRNWLPVPVNRDVCRTPMQWDTTAHAGFTTENAQPWLPISDGAEVRNVAVQNAEENSLLNTYRELLDLRNSTDAFSKGSMSVVGKKEFPENLLAYYREFEGEKYLILLNFSKKTQSIELGGETYKMIYGIGQEDAIKGKQANISGLGGLVLKIEEH
- a CDS encoding NADPH-dependent FMN reductase, translating into MKILAISGSASKESSNALLLKTIKEQFSASYDFEVYENLRNLPLFRPEDNKGKIPESVLELRQKCSQADALIICTPEYTHNIPAVVKNALEWMTESGELADKKILPITFTPHEPRGEYAMKSLLFSLQTMNARVVTQLPLYKTDVEIRDGKMELNDDYLFLIGEALKLL
- a CDS encoding helix-turn-helix transcriptional regulator, which gives rise to MKTKTWAKIKDDVYGKKGTARRDHVEREFESFKIGLLLKKAREDRKLTQEQLAQLVNKKRSYISRVESDGSNITLKTLFEIVEKGFGGKLNISIDI